In Dyadobacter subterraneus, a single genomic region encodes these proteins:
- a CDS encoding NAD-dependent epimerase/dehydratase family protein, which translates to MDTTKGKIIRAIITGTTGMVGEGVLHECLQHPQVEAVLIINRKPSGITHPKIKEIIHQDFFDFSAIESQLSGYNACFFCLGVTSVGISEEVYYKMTYTLTMHVAETLSRINAGMTFCYVSGGGTDSTEKGRLAWARIKGKTENDLMKLPFQAVYAFRPGFIKATKGLKYTHKFYKYIGWLFPIGRAIYPTGFCTMKELGLAMIHSATKGYNKKILEGTDIIALGKE; encoded by the coding sequence ATGGATACGACGAAAGGTAAAATCATACGGGCAATAATTACCGGGACCACGGGAATGGTTGGAGAAGGCGTTTTACACGAATGTTTGCAACACCCGCAGGTGGAAGCCGTTTTGATCATCAACAGAAAACCAAGCGGCATAACACATCCAAAAATCAAGGAAATTATCCACCAGGATTTCTTTGATTTTTCGGCCATTGAAAGTCAGCTTTCCGGTTACAATGCCTGTTTCTTTTGTTTGGGAGTTACTTCTGTGGGAATTTCCGAGGAAGTTTATTACAAAATGACTTACACATTAACGATGCATGTTGCGGAAACGTTAAGCAGGATTAATGCTGGTATGACTTTCTGTTATGTTTCCGGAGGTGGAACGGACAGTACGGAAAAAGGCCGTCTGGCTTGGGCCCGGATCAAAGGAAAAACGGAAAATGATTTGATGAAATTACCTTTTCAAGCTGTTTATGCGTTCCGACCCGGATTTATTAAGGCAACGAAAGGATTAAAATATACGCATAAATTTTACAAATATATTGGCTGGTTATTTCCGATTGGACGTGCAATTTATCCAACCGGCTTTTGTACCATGAAGGAGCTGGGTTTGGCTATGATACATTCCGCTACAAAAGGTTATAACAAGAAAATCCTGGAAGGAACGGACATTATTGCTTTGGGAAAAGAATAA
- a CDS encoding TetR/AcrR family transcriptional regulator — translation MDKEKEILAAALKLFVEFGFHGTPTSKIAKEAGVANGTLFHYFKTKEDLIVALYNGIKDRLNAFLLTQVNDEETLEMKMKAIYAKSLEWALIHRDEFYFIQQFNFSPHVAKVSPEDKERQTRLSTCLLSEGMDSHLFKSLPLNLIAMLLGSHLYGVHQYLVSNDLPDSKQKEVIDETFVLLWEMLTNTK, via the coding sequence ATGGATAAGGAAAAGGAAATACTAGCAGCAGCATTAAAACTTTTTGTGGAATTTGGTTTTCATGGTACTCCAACGAGTAAAATCGCCAAAGAAGCAGGAGTTGCCAACGGTACTTTGTTTCATTATTTTAAAACGAAGGAAGATTTGATTGTAGCGTTATATAATGGTATTAAGGATAGATTGAATGCTTTTCTGCTAACACAGGTTAACGATGAGGAAACACTGGAAATGAAGATGAAGGCGATTTATGCAAAATCACTGGAATGGGCTCTGATTCACCGTGACGAGTTTTATTTTATCCAGCAATTCAATTTTTCGCCGCATGTGGCAAAGGTTTCCCCGGAAGATAAAGAAAGACAGACACGTTTGTCTACTTGCCTTTTGAGCGAAGGAATGGACAGTCATTTATTTAAATCACTTCCGCTTAATCTGATAGCCATGTTGCTGGGAAGCCATCTCTATGGCGTTCATCAGTATCTGGTCAGCAACGATTTACCTGATTCAAAGCAGAAAGAAGTTATCGATGAAACTTTTGTTTTGCTTTGGGAAATGCTCACAAACACCAAATGA
- a CDS encoding PIN domain-containing protein, whose translation MSKVPFPEDHRDTFDRLIIATAIAESAAIISADQKFNNYSDLVKIIW comes from the coding sequence ATATCAAAAGTCCCCTTTCCCGAGGATCACAGAGATACCTTTGACCGATTAATTATTGCAACTGCGATAGCAGAATCTGCTGCTATTATAAGTGCAGATCAAAAATTTAATAATTATTCAGATCTCGTTAAAATCATCTGGTAA
- a CDS encoding antitoxin AF2212-like protein, translating to MRTIIEGIYENGQIFLKKQSKINVKTKVTVIFEEIGNLESDNKKRPFGISKGAFEISPDFDDPLDDLKEYM from the coding sequence ATGCGTACTATAATTGAAGGTATTTATGAAAATGGGCAGATTTTTCTAAAAAAGCAGTCGAAAATCAATGTTAAAACAAAAGTGACTGTCATTTTTGAAGAAATCGGCAATTTAGAGTCTGATAATAAAAAGAGACCTTTTGGGATATCCAAAGGTGCTTTTGAAATAAGTCCGGATTTCGATGACCCACTTGATGACTTAAAAGAATATATGTAA
- a CDS encoding outer membrane beta-barrel family protein produces MKTIITSLLILFLTKFVVAQTTDKTISGTIKDTRNEVLPGTTVRLLQAIDSTLIKGEITDVNGSFQFNNLENNTYLLAITAVGQKPFTSVPLTIDSVHSMISLPVIILLPAKSVELNEVTVKAKKPLIVQEIDKTTVNVEAMISSATSNTLEILEKTPGVSVSSNGDVSLNGRGGVLVLIDGRSTYMSGADLAAYLKSLPGGMLEKIELMDNPPAKYDAAGNAIINIRLKKNRVGGFTGNVAAGISIGRYVRSNDALNLNYNYKKVNLFANLGYGFEKNYSLDKYDRRFYDTSNELTSTVNLVNKLINTNNFLSANFGLDFTATAKTTLGVIVNLNGGNRNGNFNYTSRNFNAAHELDAIGSGSTESTDKRNNTGINLNLLHKLNTTGREFSADVNYLKYNTSANQILQNSTFLPDGLLNNRNDFLYEIPSDINIYTAKADYVHPLKNKAKMEAGIKTSMVDNDFVFNYFDENGNSQTIDNSKSNHFKYKENVNAAYVNGQKTWKRFGAQLGVRFENTHARGRQLGNEIVEEMTFTKNYSGLFPSIFLNYKLDDKGINTFGIMAVRRINRPNYQLLNPFIFFKDQYSYSSGNPGLTPQYQNRVELKYQHKQFLNMGLSYNEFSDLFFQTTQTVDSIFISRPENIAKGYMVLLNTTVSVSPTKWWYINTTLRLSHITTQGKIYTENLDIALNMARFEMNNYLTLGKNWNAELGGYYASTDITGQAITGGMYRVNASVQKKIMNGKGSIRISAEDVFHSWVYHNRSVSLKQSDFTQITKTDTPRIGFAFTYRFGKDTFARKRKYNNNGTDDEKERVN; encoded by the coding sequence ATGAAAACGATAATCACCTCATTATTAATTCTTTTTTTGACAAAATTTGTAGTAGCACAAACCACAGACAAAACCATCTCCGGAACAATAAAAGACACCCGGAATGAAGTACTTCCGGGAACTACCGTCCGGTTATTACAAGCAATCGATTCGACTTTAATCAAGGGAGAAATTACGGATGTAAACGGGAGCTTTCAGTTTAATAATCTGGAAAATAACACTTATCTGCTCGCCATAACAGCTGTGGGACAAAAGCCGTTTACCAGCGTTCCGCTGACAATTGATAGTGTGCACAGTATGATTTCCCTGCCGGTAATTATTCTGCTTCCGGCCAAAAGTGTTGAACTAAATGAGGTAACTGTTAAAGCAAAAAAGCCTTTGATTGTGCAGGAAATCGATAAAACGACAGTAAATGTTGAAGCCATGATCAGCAGTGCAACAAGCAATACGCTGGAAATTTTGGAAAAAACACCGGGTGTTTCCGTGAGTAGTAATGGTGATGTAAGTTTGAATGGCAGAGGTGGTGTACTTGTTTTGATTGATGGGCGAAGCACTTATATGTCGGGGGCGGATTTAGCGGCATATCTAAAATCCCTTCCCGGAGGAATGCTTGAAAAAATAGAATTAATGGATAATCCGCCTGCAAAGTACGACGCAGCAGGAAACGCAATTATCAATATTCGATTGAAAAAGAACAGGGTGGGAGGTTTTACGGGAAATGTGGCCGCAGGAATCAGTATTGGCAGATATGTGAGAAGTAATGACGCTTTAAATCTGAATTACAATTACAAAAAAGTAAATCTGTTTGCCAATCTGGGTTACGGTTTTGAAAAAAATTATAGTCTGGATAAATACGACAGACGTTTTTATGATACCTCGAACGAACTTACCTCGACTGTCAATCTGGTAAACAAACTGATCAATACAAATAATTTCCTGAGTGCGAATTTCGGGCTTGATTTCACCGCAACGGCTAAAACTACGCTGGGTGTGATTGTGAACCTGAACGGCGGAAACCGGAATGGAAATTTCAACTATACAAGCCGAAATTTCAACGCAGCTCATGAACTGGATGCAATTGGTTCAGGAAGCACGGAAAGTACAGATAAAAGAAATAATACAGGAATAAACCTGAATCTGCTTCATAAACTTAACACGACGGGCCGGGAATTTTCCGCGGATGTGAATTATTTGAAATACAATACAAGTGCAAATCAGATTTTGCAGAATAGTACTTTTTTGCCCGATGGATTATTGAATAACAGAAATGACTTTTTATACGAAATTCCTTCGGATATCAACATTTATACAGCCAAGGCTGATTATGTCCATCCTTTGAAAAACAAGGCGAAAATGGAGGCAGGAATTAAAACCAGTATGGTTGACAACGATTTTGTGTTTAATTATTTTGATGAAAATGGGAATTCACAAACGATCGATAATAGTAAATCCAACCATTTCAAGTACAAAGAAAATGTGAATGCGGCTTATGTGAACGGACAAAAAACATGGAAACGTTTCGGAGCGCAATTGGGTGTAAGGTTTGAAAATACACATGCCCGGGGACGACAACTGGGTAATGAAATAGTTGAAGAAATGACTTTTACCAAAAATTATTCAGGATTGTTTCCGAGTATCTTTTTGAATTACAAACTGGATGATAAAGGGATAAATACATTTGGAATTATGGCCGTCAGGAGAATTAATCGTCCTAATTATCAATTACTTAATCCGTTTATATTTTTCAAAGACCAGTATTCTTACAGCTCTGGAAATCCTGGCTTGACACCACAATATCAAAACAGAGTGGAGTTGAAGTACCAGCACAAACAGTTTTTAAACATGGGCCTGAGTTACAATGAATTTTCTGACCTGTTTTTCCAGACAACCCAGACCGTAGATAGCATTTTCATTTCCAGACCAGAAAATATTGCCAAAGGTTATATGGTGTTATTGAATACTACGGTTTCAGTTTCGCCGACCAAATGGTGGTATATTAATACTACGCTGAGACTTTCGCATATCACCACTCAGGGGAAAATTTATACAGAAAATCTGGATATAGCGTTGAATATGGCCAGATTTGAAATGAATAATTACCTGACTTTGGGCAAAAACTGGAATGCAGAACTAGGTGGTTATTACGCCAGTACAGATATAACGGGCCAGGCTATAACCGGTGGAATGTATCGTGTGAATGCCTCTGTTCAGAAAAAAATCATGAATGGAAAAGGAAGTATTCGTATTTCGGCAGAGGATGTATTTCATTCCTGGGTTTATCATAACCGATCTGTAAGTTTAAAACAATCAGACTTTACGCAAATCACTAAAACAGATACACCGCGTATCGGATTCGCGTTTACTTACCGTTTTGGAAAAGATACTTTCGCCAGAAAGCGCAAGTATAATAATAATGGCACGGATGATGAGAAGGAGCGGGTTAATTAA
- a CDS encoding sensor histidine kinase, with the protein MKNKRIEDNKDLTNKTAYFLLAAIVSVPLFLAIDAFVNALHLNEDEAISAAATGCFLAGVFFGRYCAEILMTEIKKILNIHLISLFILIIINIIWIFYHADYPFENHAALNLLMYWIPFMVVSIATGVLIKFIRFMSQNELKEAQTSAANSQSELHLLQSQLSPHFLFNTLNNLYGLSITQHEKIPPLLLRLSDLLRYSVYESNQNFVPLKDELAYIDNYIEFEKIRIGERLVLKTEIEKIDSTNIKIAPMLLIVFIENAFKHSKNTAEEKIFIDISLKTWSNYILFSIKNSHNKVAVEEGTSVNKNSGFGLVNVKKRLELLYPNESELNIEDDEIIYNVNLRLKMK; encoded by the coding sequence ATGAAAAATAAAAGGATTGAGGATAATAAGGATCTTACTAACAAAACGGCCTACTTTTTGCTTGCCGCTATTGTGTCCGTGCCGCTTTTCCTGGCCATAGATGCGTTCGTAAACGCCTTGCATTTAAACGAAGATGAAGCCATTTCCGCAGCCGCAACCGGTTGTTTTCTGGCTGGTGTTTTTTTCGGTCGTTATTGTGCGGAAATTCTGATGACAGAAATCAAGAAGATTTTAAATATTCACCTGATTTCGCTCTTCATACTGATCATCATTAACATAATCTGGATTTTTTATCATGCAGACTATCCGTTTGAGAATCATGCAGCGCTAAACCTGCTGATGTACTGGATTCCGTTTATGGTTGTAAGCATCGCAACCGGAGTTCTGATAAAATTTATTCGATTCATGTCCCAAAACGAATTGAAAGAAGCACAGACTTCCGCAGCCAACAGTCAAAGTGAACTGCATCTTTTACAGTCTCAGCTAAGTCCGCATTTTCTGTTTAATACGCTGAATAATTTATACGGTTTGTCCATTACCCAGCACGAAAAAATACCGCCTTTGCTACTTCGTTTGTCAGATTTGCTGCGATATTCTGTGTATGAATCCAACCAGAATTTTGTCCCACTGAAAGATGAACTGGCTTATATTGACAACTATATCGAGTTTGAAAAAATCCGTATTGGTGAGCGTTTGGTATTAAAAACAGAGATAGAAAAAATTGACAGCACAAACATCAAAATTGCTCCGATGCTTTTGATTGTTTTTATTGAAAATGCTTTTAAACATTCCAAAAACACGGCGGAAGAGAAAATATTTATTGACATTTCTCTAAAAACGTGGAGCAATTATATTCTGTTTTCAATCAAAAATTCGCATAATAAAGTGGCCGTTGAAGAAGGAACTTCGGTCAATAAAAACAGCGGTTTTGGATTGGTTAATGTTAAAAAAAGACTGGAATTACTATATCCAAACGAATCTGAACTTAATATTGAAGACGACGAAATAATTTATAATGTCAATCTGCGATTGAAAATGAAATAA
- a CDS encoding LytR/AlgR family response regulator transcription factor: MTIFNCLIVDDEPIARDIIKNYCGHLPYLNIVAASGNALEAKAILHQQKVDILFLDINMPIMDGISFLKTLKNPPQVIFTTAYKEYALDAFDLSACDYLLKPFSLERFIIAVDKATEKLQNQLPLVPENIETKSDDFIFIKTDGKIFKILYQDLLFAEANGNYTKIVTTQNTLLPAMTFSTVEELLPKSLFLRIHRSFIINKSKIDHIEGNRVFINNMEIPIGGNYRETFLKQLGFSS; this comes from the coding sequence ATGACTATTTTCAATTGCCTGATTGTAGATGACGAGCCAATCGCAAGGGATATCATAAAAAATTATTGCGGGCATTTGCCATATCTCAATATCGTGGCAGCGAGTGGAAATGCATTGGAGGCGAAGGCTATTTTACATCAGCAAAAAGTTGATATTTTATTTCTGGACATCAATATGCCAATTATGGACGGGATTTCCTTTTTGAAAACCTTAAAAAATCCGCCGCAAGTCATTTTCACAACAGCTTACAAAGAATATGCACTGGATGCTTTTGACCTTTCGGCTTGTGATTATTTGTTAAAACCATTTTCGCTGGAACGTTTCATCATCGCGGTTGATAAGGCAACTGAAAAATTGCAAAATCAATTACCGCTCGTGCCAGAAAACATTGAGACGAAATCGGACGATTTTATTTTTATAAAAACCGACGGCAAGATTTTCAAAATCCTTTATCAAGATTTATTATTTGCAGAGGCAAATGGCAATTATACAAAAATTGTCACCACGCAAAATACCTTGCTGCCCGCAATGACTTTTTCAACGGTTGAAGAACTTCTTCCAAAATCGCTTTTCCTTCGTATACACAGGTCGTTCATTATCAATAAAAGTAAAATTGATCATATTGAGGGGAACCGGGTTTTTATCAATAATATGGAAATACCGATCGGTGGAAATTATAGAGAAACCTTTCTTAAACAATTGGGATTTTCATCCTGA